A genome region from Microvirgula aerodenitrificans DSM 15089 includes the following:
- the glnK gene encoding P-II family nitrogen regulator has translation MKLVSAIIKPFKLDEVREALSAIGVQGVTVTEVKGFGRQKGHTELYRGAEYVVDFLPKVKLEIAVHDDLLDRVVEAVETSARTGKIGDGKIFVYDLEQVVRIRTGETGAQAV, from the coding sequence ATGAAACTGGTATCGGCAATCATCAAGCCGTTCAAGCTCGACGAAGTGCGCGAGGCGCTGTCGGCCATCGGTGTCCAGGGCGTCACCGTCACCGAGGTCAAGGGCTTCGGTCGCCAGAAGGGCCATACCGAGCTCTATCGCGGTGCGGAGTACGTGGTCGACTTTCTGCCCAAGGTCAAGCTGGAGATCGCCGTGCATGACGATCTGCTCGACCGGGTGGTCGAAGCGGTCGAGACCTCGGCCCGGACCGGCAAGATCGGTGACGGCAAGATCTTCGTCTACGACCTCGAACAGGTCGTGCGTATCCGTACCGGCGAGACCGGCGCGCAAGCGGTTTAG